From the Ralstonia wenshanensis genome, the window CAGGCGCCCGACGCAGAGACAATCGCGCGCTGGTTCGGTGCCACCGGCGTCACGCAAACCGACGCCACGCGCGCCGCCGATGCCGTGCGCCGGATGCTTTCAGCCGAGGCGCTCGCGCACGTTTTCGACCCCGCGCGCTTCGATGCCGCACATAACGAGATCGAACTCTTCGGCCCAGACGGCGCGCTGTTGCGCATCGATCGCCTGATCGAACGTGGCAAAGACGTCCTCGTGGTCGACTACAAACTGCGCTTGCTGCCCGTTGAACGTGCCGCCTATGCGGATCAGTTGCGCGGCTATGTGGCCGCCGTCGCGCCGATGTATCCGGGGCGCACCGTGCGCGCAGGCGTGGCGACCGCGCAGGGGGAGTGGATCGACCTGGACGCGTTGCCCAAGCCGGTGCAGACGTCACACGACGACAGCCAAGGCGCGTTGTTCTGACGCGGGCGGCACAAACAGAAAAGGGGAGGGTGATGCGGACGGGCAAAAGAGAAGGGGGACGAGCCTGACCCTCGGCACTGGCGGAAAACGGCTGTGGCTGCTTCGTTCCCGACCTGACCAGGTTGACCGCGCCACCATGCGAGGAGGCCCGTCCGACCAGCATTGTAACCGACTCCCACGTCCCCACCTGAATATCCTTGCAATTCGCTCGGCGCGCATGGCGGTTGACCCCTCCGAAGCCGCGTCGGAAATCCACCTCGCTTTGCTACAATCCGCCGCATGAGTTATCAAGTGCTCGCCCGCAAGTGGCGCCCTCGCGATTTCACCACGCTGGTCGGTCAGGAACACGTGGTGAAAGCGCTCACGCATGCGCTCGAACAGCAGCGCCTGCACCACGCATACCTGTTCACGGGTACGCGCGGTGTCGGCAAGACGACGCTGTCGCGCATCCTTGCCAAATCGCTCAATTGCGTCGGCGCAGACGGGCAGGGCGGCATCACCGCGCAGCCGTGCGGCGTGTGCCGCGCCTGTACCGAGATCGATGCCGGGCGCTTTGTCGATTACATCGAGATGGATGCCGCCTCCAACCGCGGCGTCGACGAGATGGCGCAGCTGCTGGACCGCGCGGTCTACGCGCCAACCAGCGGCCGCTTCAAGGTCTACATGATCGACGAAGTGCACATGCTGACCAACCACGCCTTCAACGCGATGCTGAAGACGCTGGAAGAGCCGCCCGAGCACGTCAAGTTCATCCTCGCGACCACCGATCCGCAGAAGATTCCGGTGACGGTGCTGTCGCGCTGCCTGCAGTTCAACCTCAAGCAGATGCCGCCGGGGCACATCGTGTCTCACCTGGACCGCATCCTTGGCGAAGAGGGCATCGCCCACGAGCCGAATGCGTTGCGTCTGCTGGCGGCCGCTGCCCAGGGTTCGATGCGCGATGCGCTGTCGCTCACCGACCAGGCGATCGCGTACAGCGCCGGTGAGGTGAGTGAAGCTGCCGTGCGCGGCATGCTTGGTGCGATCGACCAGAGTTACCTCGTGCGTTTGCTCGATGCGCTGGCCGATGAGAATGGCGCGGCGCTTGTCGAGATCGCTGACGAGATGGCGGGGCGCAGTCTGAGCTTCTCGGGCGCGCTGCAGGATCTTGCATCCCTGTTGCAGAAGATTGCGCTGGCGCAGGTCGTGCCTGCTGCCGTGCAGGACGACTGGCCCGAGGCCGACGATGTGCGCCGCCTTGCCGAGCGCTTCGATGCGCAGTCGGTGCAACTGTTCTACCAGTTTGCCAACCTGGGCCGGAACGAACTGGCGCTTGCGCCGGATGAATACGCCGGCTTCACGATGACGCTGCTGCGCATGCTGGCGTTCCAGCCCGGACAGTCGGGTGGGGACGCGCCGCCGCCTTCGGGCGGTGGTGGCGGGAAGCGGGCGATGCCGCTGGCAGCAACCCCGACCGCATCGACGCGCTCTGCGGCCCCGGCGACTGCGCCCGTGGCGGTGCGTCCGGAGCAGGTGGTCGAGGCGCCGCGTGCGACTTACCAAGCAACTCCGACGGCACCTGCGCCCGTTGCGGCGGTTGCAGATACGCCGGCTGCGGCGCCAGCGCGTCGCTCGCCGGCGATGGAAGCCTTGGCCGCTGCGCGTCAGGCGTCGAGTCGTGGCCGCGGCGGAGCTTCTGCACCTGTCGCTACGCCGGTAGCGGCGCCCGCGCCTGTCGCGCCTGCCTCTGCATCCGCTGCAGGTCCACGTCCGAATCCGGCTGCTGCGCCGGCATCCGCACCGCAGCGCCGTGAAAAGCCGGTTGCAGTTGCCGCGCCCACCGATGACGGCCCGCCGCCCTGGGATGAAATGCCGGGCGAGTTTGCTTCGCCGTCGCTTGAAGAGATGGACGCCGCGTTTGCCGGCTGGGATTCCGCTTCCAACGTGCGCCCCGGAGCGTCTGAGCCGGCGGCACGTCGTCCTGCACCGATCGAAGCGCCGGCAGCTGCGCCTGCGCCGGCTAAGGCGGTCGCCCCGGAGCCGGTAGCCGCAGCGACGCCGCCTGATCTGAGCGCCAGCGGTCTTACCACGTTCGACGGCAATTGGCCGGCACTGGCAGCGAGCCTGCCGATCCGCGGTCTGGCACAGCAACTGGCCTACCAGAGCGAGTTGGCTGCCGTAGAAGGCGTCACGATGCGCCTGCGCGTACCGTTGCCTCCGCTGACTGACGCCAACGTCGTCGAGCGCCTGGAGGCAGCACTGACGGAACACTTCGGCACGCCCGTTCGCGTGGCGTGCGATATCGGGCCTGCACGCGCCACCGCGGCGGCTGTCGATGCCGAACAGCGCGCCGAGCGCCAACGCAATGCCGAAGACGCCATCGCCGCCAACCCGTTTGTGCAGGCGCTGGTTCGTGACTTTGCCGCGCAGGTCGTTCCCGGTTCGATCCAACCGCACGCGCACTGAATCGCATTCCAAGACTGAACATTGAATACCGGCGCGCCAACCTGAGCGGCGCGCCCTTCACGACCCATTTCAAGGAGCAACGACCATGATGAAAGGCCAGATCGCGGGGCTGATGAAGCAAGCCCAGCAGATGCAGGAAAACATGAAGAAGGCCCAGGAGCAGCTTGCGTTGATCGAGGTGGAAGGCGTGTCCGGTGCCGGCCTCGTGAAGGTGGTGATGACCTGCAAGAACGACGTGAAGCGTGTGTCGATCGACCCGAGCCTGCTGGCCGAAGGCGAAGACAAGGATCTGCTGGAAGACCTCATCGCCGCTGCGTTCAATGACGCCGTGCGCAAGGCCGAGGCCACTGCGCAAGAGAAGATGGGCTCGCTCACCTCCGGTTTGGGCGGCATGGCGAGCATGCTGCCGCCCGGCTTCAAGCTGCCGTTCTAAACGACGCTGATCAGGATCGCGCCATGGTGCTGGAATCCGCGCTGCTGCACGTCAGGCCCGGCCAGGAAGCTGCCTTCGAGGCGGCCTTCGGCGAGGCTCGCCACATCATCGGTGCGATGCGGGGCTTCGTTTCGCTTTCACTGTCGCGCTGCGTGGAGAAGACTAGCGATTACCTGCTGTTGGTGCAGTGGCAGAAGCTGGAAGACCATACCATCGGCTTTCGTCAGTCGCCCGAGTACCAGCGGTGGCGCGCGCTGCTGCATCATTTCTATGACCCGATGCCGGAAGTGCTGCACCACACGACGGTTCTGGAGCACGTGTGATGCGTAACGCTCCAGGCACGCCATCGGCGCTGCAGATGCTGGTTGAAGCCTTGCGCGTGCTGCCGGGCGTGGGCCCCAAGTCTGCCCAGCGGATGGCGTATCACCTCATGCAACATGACCGCGAGGGCGCCGCGCAACTGGCGCAGGCGCTGTCGGAGGCGACGGAATCGATCCAGCACTGCAGCCGCTGCAATACCTTTACCGAGCAGGAAATCTGCGAGACCTGCCTGGACACGCGCCGCGATGCGTCGCTGCTATGCGTGGTGGAAACGCCGGCTGATCAGATGATGATCGAGCAGACGCTGACTTATCGGGGCCAATACTTCGTGCTGATGGGGCGGCTCTCGCCGCTCGACAACATCGGCCCGAAAGAGATCCACCTCGAACGCTTGCTGGCCCGCGCGATCGATCCTGCGCTGGGCGGGCCCTGCTCCGAGGTCATCCTTGCCACCAACTTCACCAGCGAGGGTGAGGCGACCGCCCACTACATTGGCGAGATGTTGAAGGCGCGCGGTATCAAGGCGACGCGTCTGGCGCGTGGTGTGCCGGTGGGCGGTGAGCTGGAATACGTGGACGCGGGCACCATTGCCCGCGCGGTGCTGGATCGGCGCCAGCTCTGAACCGGCGCACCTGAATCTCAGAATTCGGTATGCAGGCGCGTACCGAAAAATACCGCAGGACCGCGATCCGCGTTGTAGCCGGGATTGCGAATCCATTGCGCGTCGGCACTGATCCACAGGTGCTTGGTCGCCTGGAAGCTATAGAACGCCTCGACGATCTGCTCGGGCGCATAGTTCAGCTTGCCGTCTCCCAGGAATACGCCCAGGCCGCCTTGCTGCAGGTAGCGACGGTGATCCGGCGACAGCATGTTGATCGCCGCCGCGAGCCCGACCGTGTCATCCGAGCGGCCCCACTGGCTGCCCTTGACCAGCGTACCGAACGACACGGAGCGATCGATCTCCGTAAAGGCGTAGGTTTCCGTCTTGCCGTCCGCCCAGGATGCACGTGCGAAGACGCCAATGTCATCGTTGATCCGCTGTTCGCCGCCAATACCGACGCCGACCTTGGAGTTGTCGCGTCGCGCCAGGCTGATGTCCGGCGCGCTGCCCGTCGACTGGCCGAGGGCGAGGGCATCGTCGTAGCGGGCCATGTCGGTCCTGTTTCGGAAGAGCATCACGCGCAGCTTGCCGGGCTGGCCCGCGAGCGTGTGGCTCCGCTCGACTTCAAACACGTCGCCGTAGTGGCGGCCGATGCGCGTGTCGAGCGGCAGGCCGTTGGATTCTTCCGGCTGGATGAAGCGGCCGATGCGATAGGCCCAGTCGCCGTCGTAATACTCCAGGGCGGCACCCCAGGTGTAGCCGCGTGCATCAGCAGCGTAGTCGAACGCGCCGTGCGTGAGGAACGACCAGTTCAGGAATTGCGTGCGCGGATCGTGCGCGTAGGTCACGCTGTCGAACACGTCCAGCACCGAAAAATTGCCGGCTGTGAAGACAAGGCGACGCTTGTCGACCTGGCCGGCAAACTGGTTCATCTCGGCTTCCTTCTCTTCAGTGCCGCCACCCAGGCCGACCGTCTGGCGGAAGAAGGCGCGTGCGCGATAGAGCGTCGGGTTCGGGCCGGCGGTCTTGGCCAACTCACCATTGGTGAATCCGGCCAGGCCATGCAGACCCGAGAAGGGCTGGCCGAACGCCATTTCCGGATTGAAGTGCACTTCAGCGCCTTGCCACAGGCGCATGCCCAGATCAAGCGTCGTCGTGACCGAATAGCTGGTGGTGGACTTGCTCGACAGGCTGTTCGGCCCGCTGTACGGCGAGTGGAACGATAGGTCGTGCTGCCACACGTAGGTGGCCTGGCCATGCACGGCAAAGCGGTCGGGATCGTTGATCGCCCAACTGGCGGTGTCGCCTGTGCTGCTTTCGGCTGCCAAGGCATGCCCGGCGCTCAAGGATAGGGCGCACAGGGCGGTCAAGCGGGCAAGACGGAACGGAAGCGGCATGGCGGCAAGCAGGGAGAACGCCGTTAGAATCCCTTTTTCGGATCCGGGAACGGCAAAAGTCCGCCATGTTAAACGTGGGCGGGTGACGGTCGGATGAAACACGCACGGAACGTGCCCCGATGTCACATCCGATGTTGTGTATTTCCCACCTTCAGCTTTCCACAATGAATCTCGCCCGCTTCGATCTCGTCACCCTCGGCCTGTTTGTGGCGGTGGCCCGGCTGGGCAGCATTTCGGCTGGGGCGCGCCAGTCGCACTTGGCCGTGGCCGCGGCAAGCAAGCGCATTTCCGATCTGGAAGCGGCCGTGGGCGCGCCGTTGCTGTATCGCCATGCCGCCGGCGTGGAACTGACCGAGGCCGGCCAGGCGTGCTTCCGCCATGCTGTGGGCATCCTGCAGGACGTCGAGCGTATGGCCGGCGCACTGTCGGACTTTGCCGCGGGCACCCGCGGGCTGGTGCGCGTGTGGGCCAACACGTCGTCGATTACGCAATTCCTGGCAGATGACCTGGCCGCCTTCATGCTGGCCAATCCGGCCATCCGCATCGCGCTGGAAGAGCAGGACAGCGGCGATATCGTTGCCGCGCTGCGGGAGAACCGGGCAGACCTTGGCATCTTCGCGGCCGGTACACCCTGCGACGGGCTGCAATCGTTCGATTACCGCGAGGACGATCTCGCGTTGGTGACACCGCGCGGGCATCCATTGGCCGGGCGCAAGCACGTCCATTTCGCTGACGCCGTGGATTTCGACTTCGTCAGCCTGCCGCCGGGCACGTCGCTGGCCGCGCAACTGGTCGACGAGAGTGTCCGCCTGGGTAAGCCGCTGCGTTTGCGTATCCAGGTGCGCAGCTTTGAAGCCGTCTGCCGCATGGTGGCCTCCGGTCTGGGCGTGGGCGTGTTGCCGCGCATTGCGGCGCAAGGGCATGTATCGAGCCTGCCGGGCGCCGGTCTGGCGCTCGTGGCACTGCAAGACGAATGGGCGCATCGCCGCCTGTTGGTGGGCGTGCGCGACCCCGATGCCCTGACCAGCTCTGCGCGCCTGCTGATGACGCATCTGCTTGGCAACCCCGCTGCACTTTGAATTCAACGTTTTCTACAACCATGCCGACACAGGTTTTGCAGGACATCCGCGTGCTCGAACTCGGGCAACTGATTGCCGGGCCGTTTGCAGCCAAGACGCTCGCCGACTTTGGCGCGCAGGTCATCAAGATCGAGCCGCCGGGGCAGGGCGATCCGCTGCGCAAATGGCGGATGCTGCATGAGGGCACGTCAATCTGGTGGGAAGCGCAGTCGCGCAACAAGCAGTCTGTTTGTGTGGACCTGCGTGTGCCGGAGGGGCAGGAAGTCGTACGCAAGCTGGCCGCCGAAGCCGATGTCCTGATCGAGAATTTCCGCCCCGGCACGATGGAAAAGTGGGGGCTGTCGTACGAGGCGCTTTCCGCCATCAACCCGAAACTGATCATGCTGCGCGTGTCCGGCTATGGCCAGACGGGCCCCAAACGCGACGAGCCGGGCTTTGCCGCCATTGCTGAAGCCATGGCCGGCCTGCGCTATCTGACCGGTGAGCCGGGGCGGCCGCCTGCACGTGCGGGGCTGTCGCTTGGCGATACTATCGCCGGCCTGCATGGTGCACTAGGCGTGTTGCTGGCCTTGTACGAACGCGATGCGCGTGGCGGCAAGGGGCAGGTGATCGACGTGGCGCTGTACGAATCCGTGTTCAACCTGACGGAGAGCCTGCTGCCCGAATACTCGGTGTTCGGGGCAATCCGCCAGCCGGCGGGCGGGGCGCTGCCGGGCATTGCGCCATCGAACGCCTACCGGTGCGCCGGCGGCGAGTACGTTCTGATTGCCGCCAACGGCGACAACATCTTCCGCCGCCTGATGCAGCAGATGGGCCGGCAAGATCTGGCCGACGATCCCGATTTGGCGCGTAACGACGGCCGCGCCGCCCGGGCGGAAGAAATCGATGCCGCTATCAACGCCTGGACGGGCACGCTGCCCATCGCCGATGTACTGGCCGCGCTGCATGCGGCCGAAGTGCCCAGCGGCCCGATCTACACCGTCGCCGACATTGCCGCAGACCCTCACTACCGGGCGCGCGGCGTGATCGAGACGGTGCGCGCGCAGTCGGGCATTGATGTAGAGATGCCGGGCGTGGTGCCCAAGCTTTCCGCTACGCCGGGCGCCGTGCAGGCGAGCGCGCCGCGCCTGGGCCAGCACACGCGGGACGTACTGCGCGGCCACGGCCTGACCGACGCGCAGATCGACGCGCTGGCTTCGCAAGGCATCATTGCCGAAGCCAAAAGCTGAACAGCTAGGACGATCCCGCATGTTGTGTTGCAAATCGTTGCGGTAATATCGCCGCCGAGGCAGTGAACGCCGCAAAACGGGAGACAGACATGGGGACACGAGTCATTGGGCGCTGGGCAAAATGGGTGGGCGCAGCACTGTGTGCGACGAGCCTGGTGGCTGCCAGCCCCACCGTTCTGGCACAGGGCAAGCCTGAAAAGAGCAAGGTCACCATCGCAGTGGGCGGCAAGGCGTTGTTCTACTACCTGCCGCTGACGATTGCCGAGCGCCTGGGCTACTTCAAGGACGAAGGCCTGGACGTTGAAATCGTCGACTTTGCCGGCGGTGCGAAAGCCCTGCAGGCCGTGGTCGGAGGCAGCGCCGACGTGGTGAGCGGCGCGTATGAGCACACGCTGGTGCTGCAGGCCAAGGGCCAGATGTACCAGGAGTTCGTGTTGCAAGGGCGTGCCCCGCAGATCGTGCTGGCGGTCAATAACAAGACGATGCCCAACTACAAGTCGATTGCCGATTTGAAAGGCAAGAAGATCGGCGTGACGGCTCCGGGTTCATCGACCAACATCATGGTCAACTACGTGCTGGCGCGCGCCGGCATCAAGCCGAACGAAGTGTCGATCATCGGCGTGGGCCCGAGCAGCGGCGCGATTGCCGCCGTGCGTGCCGGCCAGATCGACGCCCTGGCCAACCTGGACCCCGTGATGTCGATGCTCACGCAGAAGAACGAAGTGCGCGTCGTCTCGGATACCCGTACGCTGGCCGATACCAAAGCGGTCTTCGGCGGCAACATGCCGGCGGGCTGCCTGTACGCATCCACGGCGTTCATCCAGAAGAATCCGAACACGACGCAGGCGATGACCAACGCCATGGTGCGCGCACTCAAGTGGCTGCAGAAGGCGGGCCCGTCGGACATCGTCAAGACGGTGCCGGAAGCCTATCTGCTGGGCGATCGCGCGCTGTATCTGGCAGCGTGGGACAAGGTGCGCGAGGCCATCTCACCGGATGGCACGATGCCCACCGACGGCCCCGCCACGGCACTGCGCACGCTGTCGGAGTTTGATGCGGAAGTGAAGGGCAAGCAGATCAAGCTCGACCAGACCTTCACCAATGCCTTCGTGCAGAAGGCCAACGCCAAGTACAAGTAATTCCGACAGGCTTTCAGCAACGCGCCCGGCTCCGCCCGGGCGTATTGCTTTTGGACCGCAGACCATGTCCCATCCCGCGCTTTCGTTTGATCAGATCACCTGTACGTTCATTTCACCCGACACGCCGGGCCAGCGTTACACCGCCGTCCAAAACACCTCGCTGGAGGTGCAGGCCGGGGAGTTCGTCTCCGTGGTGGGACCGACCGGCTGCGGCAAATCCACCTTGCTGAATCTGGCGGCGGGCCTGTTGCAGCCGTCTTCCGGGCAGGTCCGGGTGTTTGGCGAACCGCTGGTCGGCATCAATCGTCGCGCCGGCTACATGTTTCAGGCAGAGGCGTTGATGCCATGGCGCAGCGCGCTCGACAACGTGACGGCGGGGCTGCAGTTTCGGGCCATGCCCGACAAGGAAGCGCGTGATCTCGCCATGTCTTGGCTCGCGCGCGTGGGTTTGGCTGGGTTTGAAGACCGATATCCGCATCAGCTTTCCGGCGGCATGCGCAAGCGCGTGAGCCTGGCGCAAACGCTAGTGCTCGACCCAGACATCATTCTTATGGACGAGCCGTTTTCCGCGCTCGACATTCAGACGCGCCAGCTGATGGAAAACGAGGTGCTCGATCTCTGGGCCGCCAAGCGCAAGGCGGTGCTGTTCATCACGCACGATCTGGACGAAGCGATTGCCATGAGTGACCGCGTGGTCGTGCTGGCCGCCGGGCCCGGCACGCACCCGATCGGCGAATTCACGATCGACCTGCCGCGCCCGCGCGATGTGGCCGAGATTCGCGACCAGGCCGGCTTTGTCGACCTGCATTCGCGCATCTGGGATGTGCTGCGCGAAGAAGTGCTCAAGGGCTATGCGCAGCACCGCCGCGTGGCTTGAACTGAATCTGATCGATTGCATCCATGGCTAACCGTCCGCTTTCTCTATTCGCGCTGCGCACCTGGCAGCTTGGCCTGCTGGTCGTCACGTTGGGCGTGTGGCACTTCGCCACGCGCTCGCAGGAAGTCGCGTTCTTCTTCGGAGAACCGCTCATCGTTGCCCAGCGCATCTGGGCGTGGTTCGTTTCTGAAGGCGATATCTATCACCACCTTGGCGTGACATTGGCCGAGACGGTGCTGGCATTTGCGATCGGCACGGCCACTGGCCTGGGTGCGGGGCTGTGGCTGGCGCTGAGTCCGGCCGCATCGGCGGTGCTTGATCCATACATCAAGGCGGCCAACTCGATGCCGCGCGTGATCCTGGCGCCAATCTTTGGCGTGTGGTTCGGGCTGGGGATCTGGTCAAAGGTCGCGCTGGCGGTAACGCTGGTGTTCTTCATCGTCTTCTTCAACGTCTATCAGGGCGTGAAGGAAGTGAGCCCGATCGTGCTGGCCAATGCGCGCATGCTGGGCGCATCGCAGCGGCAACTGCTGCGCTTCGTCTATCTGCCGAGCGCGACGAGCTGGGTGTTCTCGTCCCTGCATACGTCGGTGGGCCTGGCCTTCGTCGGGGCGGTCGTGGGGGAGTACCTCGGCTCCGCGCGCGGTGTTGGCTACCTGATCCTCCAGGCCGAGGGGACGTTCGACATCAACACCGTGTTTGCAGGCATCGTCGTGCTGACGGTCTTTGCGCTGGTGCTCGACTGGCTGGTCGGCTTGATGGAAAAACGCCTGATGCGCTGGCAGCCGAAGAGCGGCGAGACAGAAAAGCTCTGAGCGAACGCGCGGACGACGCGAACGTCACATCGACCCTGTCATGAGCAGGGTCATGCAACTAGACGGTCGGTCTACTACAATGCGATCCATCATGAGCAAGCACCCCGAACCCGTCACCGCTGAAGGCGCCGAAGCCCGGCACGACACCCGCGACCGCATTCTGGACGCCGGTGCCGAGCTGATCCTCGGGCGCGGTTTCTCGGCTGTCGGCTTGGCGGAAATCCTCGGCCGCGCGCAGGTACCCAAAGGCTCGTTTTATTACTACTTCGGGTCGAAGGAAGACTTTGGCGTCGCCATGCTGGAGCGCTATTTCCAGGACTACGACGCGGGCGTTGTCAGCCTGTTCAACGACACGCGCATCACCGCCCGCGAGCGGCTGCTGCGCTATTTCACGGCCTGGATCGATCTGCACGAGCGCAGCGCATGCGAGGTCACCTGCCTGGCGGTCAAGCTGTCGGGGGAGGTATCGGATTTGTCGGAGCCGATGCGCAAAGTGTTGTCGACGGGAATGACGCGCATGGTCGAGCGCATCGCCACGGCAATCGACGCGGGCGTCACCGACGGTTCGTTAGCGCCTGTGGAGGATGCGCGCCAGTTGGCCGAAGGGCTGTACGCCATGTGGATGGGCGGCGCGCTGTTGGCCAAGGCGCACCGCAATGTCGCCGCGTTCAAGAGCTGTGTGACGCAAACGGAAATTCTGCTGGCCAAGCCGAAACACTGATTGCAAAAGCCATTGCCGGCGAGGCACGTTCCTCGCTTTTTCTTTGACTCCGGTTCTAGATGACCGGTCGAATAGTCCCTTTTTCAGGAGCTGATATGACTCAACAATTGCTGTCCCCGATTCAGACTGGCCGTACGACCCTCGCCAATCGTGTCGTGATGGCGCCGCTTACGCGCTCGCGCGCTGGTCAGCCTGGCGACGTGCCGACCGAGCTGAACGTGACTTACTACGCCCAGCGTGCAACCGCCGGCCTGATCGTCACGGAAGCAACGCAAATTTCCCGCCAGGGCCAGGGCTACGCCTGGACGCCGGGTATGTACACCGACGAACAGGAAGCCGGTTGGAAGGCGGTCGTGGATGCCGTGCACGCCAAGGGTGGCCGCATCTCGCAACAGCTCTGGCACGTGGGCCGCATTTCCAACACGTTGCTGCAGGAAAACGGCCAGGCGCCTGTCGCGCCGTCGGCCATCGTCGCCAAGGGCGCGCAGAGCTTTGTCGTGCAGCCCGACGGCACGCCCGCCAATGTGCCGACCAGCGAGCCGCGCGCGCTCGCCACGGAAGAAATCCCTGGCGTGATCGCGCAATATCGTCAGGCTGTGCTGCGTGCACGCCGCGCTGGTTTCGACTTCGTCGAAATCCACGCCGCCAACGGTTACCTGCTGCACCAATTCCTGTCGACCAACAGCAATCAGCGCACCGACCAATACGGCGGCTCGCTGGAAAACCGCGCCCGACTGATTCTCGAAGTGGTCGATACCGCCATCGCCGAGATTGGCGCAGACCGCGTCGGCATCCGTCTCTCGCCGCACTTCGTCGCGCATGACATTGCCGACGCACAAGCCGAAGAAAGCGCGTTGTACTTGGCCCGCGAGCTGACCAAGCGTGGCATCGCCTATCTGCACATCGCCGAGCCGGATTGGGCTGGCGGCCCCGAGCTGACCGACGATTTCCGCCGGCAACTGCGCGACGCCTTCAAGGGCACGCTTATCGTGTGCGGCCAATACACGGCGGAAGAGGGCGAGCAGATGATTGCCTCCGGTCTGGCGGATGCCGTTGCGTTCGGTCGTCCGTTTATTGCCAACCCCGATCTGGTGGCGCGCTTCCGTGTCGGCGCCTCGCTTAACAAGCCCGATCGCGCAACCTTCTACGGCGGCCAGGAAAAGGGCTACACCGACTACCCGACGTTGGAAGAAGCGGCCTGATAATCGGTCGCGTCAAAAAGAAAGCCGCGCAGGCGATCAACCTGCGCGGCTTTTTTGTCTCCAGCGCCCCCGTTTTTAAGGCTGGATCACCACCTTGCCCGTCACCTTGCGCGCCGCCATGTCGAGCAGCGCCTGTGTCGTCTGCTCCAACGGATAGCGCGCCGAGATGTGCGGACGAATCTTGCCTTCCTGCATCCAGCCGAGCATCTGCATCATGTTCGCCAGATTCGCCTTCGGCTCGCGACGTGCAAACTCGCCCCAGAACACGCCCACCAGCGACGCGCCTTTGAGCAGCGCCAAGTTCAGCGGCATCTTCGGAATCTCACCATTGGCAAAGCCCACGACGAGGTAGCGGCCACGCCAGGCAATCGAACGGAACGCCGGTTCTGCATAGATCCCGCCGACCGGGTCATAGATCACGTCCGGGCCCTTGCCGTCGGTCAATTCCTTGATGCGCTCGCGCAGGTCTTCGGTCGAATAGTTGATGAGCGCATCGGCGCCGTGGTCTTTGCAGACCGCGAGCTTCTCGTCGCTCGACGCCGCCGCGATGACGCGTGCGCCAATCGCCTTGCCGATCTCAATGGCCGCTAGCCCGACGCCGCCCGCCGCGCCGAGCACCAGCATCGTTTCGCCAGCCTTCAGTTGTCCGCGATCGACCACCGCGTGGTGCGACGTGCCGTATGTAAGCGTGAATGCGGCTGCGGTGTCGAATGCCATGCCAGGCGGCATTGGCATCACCACCTTGGCCGACGCCTTGACCTGTGAAGCAAACGCGCCCTGGCCAAGAAACGCGATCACGTGGTCGCCGGCCTTCAGGTGCGACACGCCTTCGCCGACCGCGTTGACCACGCCCGCGACTTCGGAGCCGGGCGTAAACGGCAGCTCCGGCTTGAACTGGTACTTGTTCTGGATGATCAGCACGTCAGGGAAATTCACCCCCGCAGCCTTCACGTCGATGACCACTTCACCGGCACCCGGCGAGAGGTCCGGCAGCGTTTCGATCACCAGCGATTCGGGCGCGCCCCAGGTTTTGCAGACGACGGCTTTCATCATGTGTCTCCTCAACAGTCTTGCGTTGGATTGTTCGCCATCTCGCATGCATTGCACGCGATCTCGTCCGGCAGTGTAACCGAATAAAAGCACGGTCGTTCGATTTGGCCGGCGGCGATAAATCGTGCGGCTTGT encodes:
- a CDS encoding carbohydrate porin yields the protein MAAESSTGDTASWAINDPDRFAVHGQATYVWQHDLSFHSPYSGPNSLSSKSTTSYSVTTTLDLGMRLWQGAEVHFNPEMAFGQPFSGLHGLAGFTNGELAKTAGPNPTLYRARAFFRQTVGLGGGTEEKEAEMNQFAGQVDKRRLVFTAGNFSVLDVFDSVTYAHDPRTQFLNWSFLTHGAFDYAADARGYTWGAALEYYDGDWAYRIGRFIQPEESNGLPLDTRIGRHYGDVFEVERSHTLAGQPGKLRVMLFRNRTDMARYDDALALGQSTGSAPDISLARRDNSKVGVGIGGEQRINDDIGVFARASWADGKTETYAFTEIDRSVSFGTLVKGSQWGRSDDTVGLAAAINMLSPDHRRYLQQGGLGVFLGDGKLNYAPEQIVEAFYSFQATKHLWISADAQWIRNPGYNADRGPAVFFGTRLHTEF
- the recR gene encoding recombination mediator RecR → MRNAPGTPSALQMLVEALRVLPGVGPKSAQRMAYHLMQHDREGAAQLAQALSEATESIQHCSRCNTFTEQEICETCLDTRRDASLLCVVETPADQMMIEQTLTYRGQYFVLMGRLSPLDNIGPKEIHLERLLARAIDPALGGPCSEVILATNFTSEGEATAHYIGEMLKARGIKATRLARGVPVGGELEYVDAGTIARAVLDRRQL
- a CDS encoding YbaB/EbfC family nucleoid-associated protein → MMKGQIAGLMKQAQQMQENMKKAQEQLALIEVEGVSGAGLVKVVMTCKNDVKRVSIDPSLLAEGEDKDLLEDLIAAAFNDAVRKAEATAQEKMGSLTSGLGGMASMLPPGFKLPF
- a CDS encoding antibiotic biosynthesis monooxygenase family protein — encoded protein: MVLESALLHVRPGQEAAFEAAFGEARHIIGAMRGFVSLSLSRCVEKTSDYLLLVQWQKLEDHTIGFRQSPEYQRWRALLHHFYDPMPEVLHHTTVLEHV
- a CDS encoding LysR substrate-binding domain-containing protein, with the protein product MNLARFDLVTLGLFVAVARLGSISAGARQSHLAVAAASKRISDLEAAVGAPLLYRHAAGVELTEAGQACFRHAVGILQDVERMAGALSDFAAGTRGLVRVWANTSSITQFLADDLAAFMLANPAIRIALEEQDSGDIVAALRENRADLGIFAAGTPCDGLQSFDYREDDLALVTPRGHPLAGRKHVHFADAVDFDFVSLPPGTSLAAQLVDESVRLGKPLRLRIQVRSFEAVCRMVASGLGVGVLPRIAAQGHVSSLPGAGLALVALQDEWAHRRLLVGVRDPDALTSSARLLMTHLLGNPAAL
- a CDS encoding DNA polymerase III subunit gamma/tau; protein product: MSYQVLARKWRPRDFTTLVGQEHVVKALTHALEQQRLHHAYLFTGTRGVGKTTLSRILAKSLNCVGADGQGGITAQPCGVCRACTEIDAGRFVDYIEMDAASNRGVDEMAQLLDRAVYAPTSGRFKVYMIDEVHMLTNHAFNAMLKTLEEPPEHVKFILATTDPQKIPVTVLSRCLQFNLKQMPPGHIVSHLDRILGEEGIAHEPNALRLLAAAAQGSMRDALSLTDQAIAYSAGEVSEAAVRGMLGAIDQSYLVRLLDALADENGAALVEIADEMAGRSLSFSGALQDLASLLQKIALAQVVPAAVQDDWPEADDVRRLAERFDAQSVQLFYQFANLGRNELALAPDEYAGFTMTLLRMLAFQPGQSGGDAPPPSGGGGGKRAMPLAATPTASTRSAAPATAPVAVRPEQVVEAPRATYQATPTAPAPVAAVADTPAAAPARRSPAMEALAAARQASSRGRGGASAPVATPVAAPAPVAPASASAAGPRPNPAAAPASAPQRREKPVAVAAPTDDGPPPWDEMPGEFASPSLEEMDAAFAGWDSASNVRPGASEPAARRPAPIEAPAAAPAPAKAVAPEPVAAATPPDLSASGLTTFDGNWPALAASLPIRGLAQQLAYQSELAAVEGVTMRLRVPLPPLTDANVVERLEAALTEHFGTPVRVACDIGPARATAAAVDAEQRAERQRNAEDAIAANPFVQALVRDFAAQVVPGSIQPHAH